TAACCTAGTCGACTTGAAGTCTCAACATTCCCGTAGGCCATAAACTTGGCCATTGAGCCCGAAGCGATTCTTCCAATGTCCAATGACTGGACATCATGTTCCACAGTATAAATCTTACCGAAATTAACGGATGCAATTTGAAAGCTCAGGTCAGACCTTGCAGGCGCAAACTCGAGAGGCTCTTTTGATATACGCGGCTCATCCCGCCTTCTTAAAGGGGAGGTGCCCTGTACATATATTGTTGCAAGTTTCGACGGGTCATGCCAACGGTCATTGAAGGGACCTATTGGGCTATGGTATATTAGAAAAGGCGAGGTATAGAAGTAATAGCATGACATGACGTACAAGCACCAAGACGACTCTGAATTTGTTTTAAAGATAACCATGAATTTGGCGAGGCTGTCAGCGGATGCCAACACTGAAGACTCACGGAACCACACGATGGAAAAAATCTAGAAACGCACGATAGTCAGTTATAGAACAGCAAAGGTGTCATCATAGATcagtagaaaagaagggtGGGTAGGCATGCTTTTCCGACTTCAAAATAAGAGCTTGGCATAATCTTATATCCTGGGGACTGTCAGGATAATCAAAGCACCAATGTAGCAGGTTAGAGCTTATGTGGATCGAGTAATGCTGGATCTGGCAGTATAATTGGTGATGCACCGAGAAATGAAGAGGTAAAGCTCTCCGGTGTGAGGGGTCCACTGGCTCTAGATCGGTTGTTGTCCAGTGTGACCTGTGAGATCATGGCTCAAGGGCTGTCAGTATCTCTTGACCTACTTGGTTGACTTCTGGTATTCCCATCGTGATGCAGGTCTGTAGGAGCCCTGTCAGAATGTACGCGGTCTATGTGTTTAAATTATCGAGGGAACTCACCACCAACAGCTCTGACAGGGGTTACCAGAAGGAGATCTTTCGCAAATGCAGCGGCAACGGCACTGGCATAATCCTGCCATCGATCGTCCTTATGTGAATCGGCGTAGTCCAAAATTCCACGAATAGCAAGGCAAGGAAATTGGTCCATCAAACCAGCTGCCTTCATCTCAAAGCACAGAACATTATGTTCCCGAGCAATCCTGTCCCAGGTTAACCCGTGGCGCATCACCTGGTTCGCGGACGCAATATTTCCAAAGAATACGCTAGGGTAGTTGTTCGCGCGATGGCCTCGCGCTATGGACAAAAGAGACCGTTACTGAGTACTGCTCTTGCTGCCTCGGTGTACTACAACAACTGTAGCGAGAGTTGTTCGGGGACCCCGCATACCCCGACCCGAACCCTCCCCAGAGCCGGATCGGGGACGGGTCCGAGATCTTGAGCCCGAACCCGACGCGTGTGCAACTCTAGCCACGTGCATGCTTCCGTTGttcgacttcttcaacctcttgATTGTTGTTCGCCTTATCATGAATTATCGTCATGACTTTCAGATATTTCTCAAAAAACTTTGACATCTTCACGCTTTGCTTCATGATCATTCGGATGTCGGACATCGGCGGTCTTCGCGACACGAGCTGATGCGGCTGAACCCTTTCGCTCGGGGCGAGTGATGCAGAGGCAGCACAGCCCCGCCGCGCACACTCGCAAGTGCTCGACACAgctttctcctcatccatcTGGATCCTGAATTCTCACAGTCATGGCTGACCCTCTGGGTATTGCCGCTAGCGTGATCGCTCTAATCAAGCTCGCAGGCAGTGCGACTCAGAGGTATAAAGCATGGAGCCGACGATCGAGTCAAGCTGCGCGATGAACTGCGGGGCACGACATACCTGCTCGAGATGCTCAGGGACCGCATAGAAGATGCCGAAGACGCAATG
The sequence above is a segment of the Aspergillus flavus chromosome 4, complete sequence genome. Coding sequences within it:
- a CDS encoding uncharacterized protein (expressed protein); this translates as MPSSYFEVGKIFSIVWFRESSVLASADSLAKFMVIFKTNSESSWCFPIGPFNDRWHDPSKLATIYVQGTSPLRRRDEPRISKEPLEFAPARSDLSFQIASVNFGKIYTVEHDVQSLDIGRIASGSMAKFMAYGNVETSSRLGYEFSVESNDGFLLCIPGV